Proteins from one Mucilaginibacter jinjuensis genomic window:
- a CDS encoding efflux RND transporter periplasmic adaptor subunit has protein sequence MNTKSIIVTIAAAGLFWAGCSSNEENKETEKKAATVEAPAAPTTFALAKGAMHTELKVPSELTAYREVDIYAKVNSYVKSLGVDVGSEVKQGQVLATLEAPELVQQLASSMSKYKAQQAIYEQSNATYERIIDASKTPGTISKNDVDIASAKRNSDLAQMQSAKADYEANRTITQYLTIRAPFDGVISARNVNLGAYIGPAGKGSELPIFTLQEQRHLRLVVEIPEAYKGFIKLNDVVKFSVKAFPDQVFSAKIARRAGVMDKTLRSEHIELDVLNNDLKLSPGMVAEAVIGLDADANAFVVPKHAVVNSTEGVFMIEDSANIAKRVPVRIGRATDSLAEVFGASLKENAHYVAKGSEEIKNGASIGH, from the coding sequence ATGAACACTAAATCAATAATTGTCACGATTGCCGCTGCCGGATTATTTTGGGCGGGCTGTTCTTCAAACGAAGAAAACAAAGAAACTGAGAAAAAAGCTGCAACTGTTGAAGCCCCTGCAGCACCAACCACCTTTGCACTTGCAAAGGGTGCAATGCACACTGAGCTAAAAGTACCTTCGGAGCTGACTGCTTACCGCGAAGTGGATATCTACGCCAAAGTGAATAGCTATGTTAAAAGCCTCGGTGTTGATGTGGGTTCAGAGGTAAAACAAGGCCAGGTGCTGGCCACGCTGGAAGCACCTGAACTGGTACAGCAACTGGCATCATCTATGTCAAAGTATAAGGCGCAACAAGCCATATACGAGCAAAGTAATGCAACCTATGAGCGTATTATTGATGCCAGCAAAACGCCGGGTACCATCTCTAAAAACGATGTGGATATTGCCAGTGCCAAACGTAATTCAGATTTGGCTCAAATGCAATCGGCCAAGGCAGATTATGAGGCGAACCGCACTATTACACAATATTTAACCATCCGCGCTCCTTTTGATGGTGTTATCAGCGCCAGAAATGTGAACCTGGGTGCATATATTGGCCCTGCGGGTAAAGGTTCAGAACTACCGATCTTCACCTTGCAGGAGCAACGCCACCTGCGTTTGGTAGTAGAGATACCCGAAGCCTATAAAGGTTTCATCAAACTAAATGATGTTGTTAAGTTTTCTGTTAAGGCATTCCCTGATCAGGTATTCAGTGCAAAGATTGCCCGTCGTGCGGGTGTAATGGATAAAACATTGCGTTCTGAGCATATTGAGTTGGATGTACTGAATAACGATCTGAAACTGTCGCCCGGCATGGTTGCTGAAGCTGTAATTGGCTTAGATGCAGATGCAAACGCATTTGTAGTACCTAAACATGCCGTGGTTAACTCAACTGAAGGTGTATTTATGATCGAAGACTCGGCAAATATTGCCAAAAGAGTACCGGTACGTATAGGGCGTGCAACAGATAGCCTGGCCGAAGTTTTTGGTGCCAGCTTAAAAGAGAATGCACATTACGTAGCAAAAGGCAGCGAAGAAATTAAAAATGGTGCCTCGATCGGACATTAA